A stretch of Acidobacteriota bacterium DNA encodes these proteins:
- a CDS encoding class I SAM-dependent methyltransferase, producing the protein MARTWTADDIVELDLATWEKLPLLGSLLAGAEGPALDLGAGLGYYSRKLLASRLTPTVSCDIVLSSLLAGGLTPCCGSADGLPFRDGSFGTVLLADVLEHCPDDEAVLAEVSRVLKPGGRLVLTVPSLEWGFPDFLDLIGVESVHEQEGPERHFTAGYRVDGLTARLERAGLEVGEVRQLMRLGSKLMLDSIALVHLWLERGIRKRDSWTWGDLVASPPPGLRFYEKVFPLVRGVHWLLSRVGPKKGFELAAVAVKR; encoded by the coding sequence ATGGCTAGAACCTGGACTGCTGATGACATCGTCGAACTGGATCTCGCCACCTGGGAGAAGCTGCCGCTTCTGGGCTCGCTGCTGGCGGGGGCCGAGGGACCGGCTCTCGATCTCGGTGCCGGCCTCGGCTACTACTCGCGCAAACTCCTCGCCTCCCGGCTGACGCCGACCGTCTCCTGCGACATTGTGCTGTCGTCGCTCTTGGCCGGCGGTCTAACGCCCTGCTGCGGCAGCGCCGACGGACTGCCCTTTCGCGACGGCAGCTTCGGCACGGTGTTGCTGGCCGATGTGCTGGAGCACTGCCCGGACGACGAGGCGGTGCTGGCGGAGGTGTCGCGGGTGTTGAAGCCCGGTGGCCGCCTGGTACTGACGGTACCCTCCCTCGAATGGGGCTTCCCGGACTTCCTCGACCTGATCGGGGTGGAGTCGGTGCATGAGCAGGAGGGGCCGGAGCGCCACTTCACCGCCGGCTACCGGGTGGATGGCCTGACCGCCCGGCTGGAGCGGGCCGGCCTCGAGGTGGGGGAGGTGCGGCAGCTCATGCGCCTGGGGTCCAAGCTGATGCTCGACTCGATCGCCCTGGTCCACCTGTGGCTGGAGCGCGGCATCCGCAAGCGCGATTCCTGGACCTGGGGTGACCTGGTGGCCTCGCCACCGCCGGGCCTCCGGTTCTACGAGAAGGTCTTCCCGCTGGTGCGCGGGGTGCACTGGCTGCTCAGCCGGGTGGGCCCGAAGAAGGGCTTCGAGCTGGCGGCGGTGGCCGTCAAGCGCTGA
- a CDS encoding lysylphosphatidylglycerol synthase domain-containing protein, with translation MSVEPLAEDSGSRGWRRFGRLARWLVPGALLALLLWRIPLEELLLHLGEGPVGWLALYVVVQVGVTLVADGVATRVALRLLGIERPLGTVLWVRGASYLLTVLNFLLGQGGIGIYLRRTGVPTAAAAGAALFVTAGSLATLLAVGVLAVFGWNVVAGAFSDEIAGLLPTVTALAVLGGFGAVVLARPPAILRRRSWLAPLFAVSLADHGRAFAARLPHTLLLLLGHWGALRLWGVPVPFGEGLALLAIVLLITALPIAPAGLGTFQAAQVWLLSGYVAGAAGEAKILSFSLVYHALGLVTQALFGAICLGPTLRAMAPSAAEGDG, from the coding sequence GTGAGCGTCGAGCCTCTTGCCGAGGACTCCGGGTCCAGGGGTTGGCGGCGATTCGGGCGCCTGGCGCGCTGGCTGGTGCCCGGTGCCCTGCTCGCGCTCCTGCTGTGGCGCATTCCCCTCGAAGAACTTCTCCTGCATTTGGGCGAAGGGCCGGTCGGGTGGCTGGCCCTGTACGTGGTGGTGCAGGTGGGTGTCACCCTGGTGGCCGATGGGGTGGCGACGCGGGTGGCCCTGCGCCTTCTCGGCATCGAGCGGCCGTTGGGCACGGTGCTGTGGGTACGCGGCGCCTCCTATCTCCTCACGGTGTTGAATTTCTTGCTCGGCCAGGGCGGCATCGGCATCTATTTGCGGCGCACCGGGGTGCCCACCGCCGCGGCCGCCGGCGCGGCGCTGTTTGTGACCGCCGGGTCCCTCGCGACGTTGCTGGCGGTGGGGGTGCTGGCGGTTTTTGGGTGGAATGTGGTGGCCGGTGCCTTCTCCGATGAGATCGCTGGGTTGCTGCCGACGGTGACGGCGTTGGCGGTGCTCGGTGGTTTCGGTGCCGTGGTGCTGGCGCGACCGCCGGCGATCCTGCGGCGCCGGAGCTGGCTGGCCCCCCTGTTCGCGGTGTCCCTGGCGGATCATGGCCGGGCCTTCGCCGCTCGCTTGCCGCACACCCTGCTATTGCTCCTCGGCCATTGGGGCGCCCTGCGGCTGTGGGGGGTGCCGGTGCCTTTCGGGGAAGGCTTGGCCCTCCTGGCGATCGTCCTGCTGATCACTGCCTTGCCCATCGCACCGGCCGGGTTGGGGACCTTCCAGGCGGCGCAGGTTTGGCTGCTGAGCGGCTACGTCGCCGGCGCTGCCGGCGAGGCGAAGATCCTGTCCTTCAGTCTGGTCTATCATGCCCTCGGCCTGGTGACTCAGGCTCTTTTCGGCGCGATTTGCCTCGGTCCCACGCTGCGCGCGATGGCGCCTTCGGCGGCGGAGGGCGACGGCTGA
- a CDS encoding glycosyltransferase family 2 protein, with amino-acid sequence MSNGSSHGAEGAESIPQGDIEVSVVMPCLDEAEGVGVCVEKALGAIRAMGVTGEVVVSDNGSTDGSPEIAEAAGARVVHEDRQGYGSAYLKGFESARGRYMVMGDADDTYPFENLEPFIEPLKERGYDLVMGTRLKGEILPGAMSWSHRWIGNPILSGMLKLLFRTRISDSHCGMRSFTREAYQRMGLRTTGMEFASEMVVNSLRERLKIEEIPITYRPRIGESKLVGMRDAWRHVRFMLLFSPSYLFQLPGILLMLIGLALVLLLGGGPREMFGVTWDYHPLLFGVAASILGYNLVLFDILAKAFSMGAGFARKGQWLPWFNKLFTLERGLILGGLVFGAGLWLEIKIVLDWIASGYGELMAVRGVVIGMAAMVIGLQTCFASFMISLLMIERR; translated from the coding sequence GTGAGCAACGGTTCAAGCCACGGTGCTGAGGGAGCAGAGTCCATTCCGCAGGGCGATATTGAAGTCTCGGTGGTGATGCCTTGCCTCGACGAGGCGGAGGGGGTGGGGGTTTGTGTGGAGAAGGCCCTCGGTGCGATTCGTGCGATGGGGGTGACCGGTGAAGTGGTGGTTTCCGACAACGGTTCGACGGACGGTTCGCCGGAGATCGCCGAGGCGGCCGGTGCGCGGGTGGTGCACGAGGATCGCCAGGGCTACGGTTCGGCCTACTTGAAGGGCTTCGAGTCGGCCCGCGGCCGCTACATGGTGATGGGCGACGCGGACGACACCTACCCGTTCGAGAATCTGGAGCCGTTCATCGAGCCCCTGAAGGAGCGCGGCTACGACCTGGTGATGGGCACGCGGCTGAAGGGTGAGATCCTGCCCGGTGCGATGTCCTGGAGCCACCGCTGGATCGGCAATCCGATCCTCTCCGGCATGTTGAAGCTGCTGTTCCGCACCCGGATATCGGACTCCCATTGCGGCATGCGCTCGTTCACCCGCGAGGCCTACCAGCGCATGGGGTTGCGCACCACCGGCATGGAGTTCGCCTCGGAGATGGTGGTCAACTCGCTGCGCGAACGGCTGAAGATCGAGGAGATCCCCATCACCTACCGGCCGCGCATCGGCGAGTCGAAGCTGGTCGGCATGCGCGACGCCTGGCGCCATGTGCGCTTTATGCTGCTGTTCTCGCCGAGCTATCTGTTCCAGCTTCCGGGCATCCTGCTGATGCTGATCGGCTTGGCGCTGGTGCTGTTGCTGGGTGGCGGGCCGCGGGAGATGTTCGGGGTGACCTGGGACTACCACCCGCTGCTCTTCGGCGTGGCGGCTTCGATCCTCGGCTACAACCTGGTCCTCTTCGACATTCTGGCGAAGGCCTTCTCGATGGGGGCGGGCTTCGCTCGAAAAGGCCAGTGGTTACCGTGGTTCAACAAGCTGTTCACGTTGGAACGCGGACTGATCCTGGGTGGGCTGGTGTTTGGCGCCGGCCTGTGGCTGGAGATCAAGATCGTCCTCGACTGGATCGCTTCCGGCTACGGCGAGTTGATGGCGGTGCGCGGCGTGGTGATCGGCATGGCGGCGATGGTGATCGGTCTCCAGACCTGCTTTGCTTCCTTCATGATCAGCCTGTTGATGATCGAGCGCCGGTAA
- a CDS encoding glycosyltransferase family 4 protein has protein sequence MRVGVVTHYMPPHHGGIERVAASLDVAYRERGWQVRWLASDSPKGATEGAKEDADRLRVPTWNVLEDRLGVPVPLWGPTGWRRLAELTRWADVLHVHDCLYPGSYFGAAMARRRGVPVFLTQHIGFVKYGSRLLNGIEHVAYRTMGRRLLRRVDRIVLATPSAELWVNALLPAGTPRQKIYNGIDLERFRPPSAEERRQAQGRLGLPEEDRRTVLFVGRLVEKKGVPVVVEVARRHPEIRFLMVGDGPLAEQVSAAEGRIEHRRSVVPEEMPWIYRAADAFFLPSHGEGLPLVVQEAMACGLPALVSEEEPFAREVTAGAAGGCLAAARTPEAMAEALPALFENGRGDAARTYADARWGFPAMARQYAEVVEELVRSTEDG, from the coding sequence ATGCGCGTCGGCGTGGTCACCCACTACATGCCGCCCCACCATGGCGGTATCGAGCGCGTCGCCGCCTCGCTCGATGTCGCCTATCGCGAGCGCGGCTGGCAGGTGCGTTGGTTGGCGAGCGACTCGCCGAAGGGCGCCACCGAAGGCGCCAAGGAGGACGCCGACCGACTGCGGGTGCCCACCTGGAACGTGCTGGAAGACCGCCTCGGGGTGCCGGTGCCGCTGTGGGGGCCTACCGGCTGGCGGCGCTTGGCGGAGCTGACCCGCTGGGCCGATGTGCTGCACGTTCACGACTGCCTCTACCCCGGCAGCTACTTTGGGGCGGCGATGGCCCGGCGCCGCGGCGTGCCGGTGTTTCTCACCCAGCACATCGGCTTCGTCAAGTACGGATCCCGCTTGCTCAACGGCATCGAACACGTCGCCTACCGCACCATGGGACGCCGCCTGCTGCGGCGGGTGGACCGCATTGTCCTGGCGACCCCGAGCGCCGAGCTGTGGGTGAACGCCCTTTTGCCGGCGGGAACGCCGCGCCAGAAGATCTACAACGGCATCGACCTCGAACGCTTCCGGCCGCCTTCGGCGGAGGAGCGGCGGCAGGCCCAAGGTCGCCTCGGCCTGCCCGAGGAGGATCGGCGGACGGTGCTGTTCGTCGGCCGGCTGGTGGAGAAGAAGGGGGTGCCGGTGGTGGTGGAGGTCGCCCGGCGGCATCCGGAGATCCGGTTTCTGATGGTCGGCGACGGCCCGCTGGCGGAGCAGGTGTCGGCGGCCGAGGGGCGGATCGAGCATCGCCGTTCGGTGGTGCCGGAGGAGATGCCCTGGATCTACCGTGCGGCGGACGCCTTTTTCCTGCCCTCCCACGGTGAGGGCCTGCCGCTGGTGGTGCAGGAGGCGATGGCCTGCGGCCTGCCGGCGTTGGTCTCCGAGGAAGAGCCCTTCGCCCGCGAGGTGACGGCCGGGGCGGCCGGCGGGTGCCTGGCCGCCGCCCGGACGCCGGAGGCGATGGCCGAGGCGCTGCCGGCGCTGTTCGAAAATGGCCGCGGTGATGCGGCCCGGACCTATGCCGATGCCCGCTGGGGCTTCCCGGCGATGGCGCGGCAGTATGCGGAAGTGGTGGAGGAGCTGGTGAGGAGCACTGAGGATGGCTAG